In Notamacropus eugenii isolate mMacEug1 chromosome 1, mMacEug1.pri_v2, whole genome shotgun sequence, one genomic interval encodes:
- the PET117 gene encoding protein PET117 homolog, mitochondrial, which yields MSRSSKVVLGLSVVLTVGTVAGVHLRQKQDRERLRDGVFRDIERQNRKKENVHLLEEQIILTKHLEAEREKMLLAKGSQKT from the exons ATGTCGAGGAGCTCCAAGGTGGTGCTGGGCCTCTCTGTGGTGCTCACGGTGGGCACGGTCGCCGGGGTGCATCTTCGGCAGAAGCAGGACCGAGAG AGGCTTCGAGACGGAGTGTTCAGAGACATAGAGAGGCAAAAtcggaaaaaagaaaatgttcatcTTTTGGAAGAACAGATTATTTTGACTAAGCATCTTGaagcagaaagagagaagatgttaTTGGCAAAAGGTTCTCAAAAAACATGA